In Fragaria vesca subsp. vesca linkage group LG5, FraVesHawaii_1.0, whole genome shotgun sequence, the genomic stretch CAAAGATAAAGCTGCACATACCGTAGTAGAAGAGGAATATATTATATTCCATAAGAAAGAACAAGAAAAAAACCTCAATGAGGATATGAACACAATGAAGTTAGTAACTTCATTAAGCCAAAACAAGAAAATAAGAGAGTCTGTTGATTCCCTTAATCCCATGATTGCTGGGACAAGTGCCAATCCGATAATTGGTATCAATCCTCCTGATTCCATAACTGCTGAAAGACAAGTTAATCCTTTCACAGATTTACTTGTTGCTCCAGAAAAGCAAGAACAAATAATGCCAGTCCAAACAAGCATATATAGTAATTATATTACTATAGGACTGAAGTTTCCCAGTTATAGGAAATATCATCTACACGCATTTGTAGATACTGGTTCAGGGTACTCTCTTGCTAAAAGATACGCAATCCCTGAAGAACTTTGGGAAAAATCTCCAAGAACAGTTACTGGAGTTGCCATGGAAGAAAAAAAATCATCATGAATACAATGGCGCGAAATGTGAAAGTTTCTTTGGGAGGAGGAACTTTTATCATCAAAATCCTCTGGCAATGCAAAGGACAAACTGCTGATTTGTTATTAGGAAATGACTTCCTTCTTCAACAAACAGTAATCTAAACCTCAAAAATGATTGGGTTTGAGAAAAATAATAGATTTTATTGGGAATCTCGATTGACAGACGCGGTACGCGTTACAACCAAAGGTTTCACCAATCCTTATCAGAAGACGCTTGCGAAGAGTAGTGATTATAAGCCAATTCTAAAACCGGTTTTACCAGTCTTGCAAGAAAAGCTTAAGGAACACAGTGAAATACTGATAAATGAATCAACAAGTTAAGAAGTCTCTGAATCAGAGACAAATTCTGAATATCAAATTTCTGACAATGAGAGTTCTGATGGAGAAGAAGAATATATCAGGGAACATAACTTAAAGGTATATGCTAGGAAAGCAGAACAGAAGAAAATACCGACTCTCCCAGAAATAGAAAATTTGCTGAAGCCAGTAATCAGTGAAGATCCTCAACGGTACTGGGAAAGAGACCCAGTATATTGTCAGCTCAAAATACATGATGCAAATACTATTTGCCATGTTAAGGCCATCCCTCACTATAGGGAAGAAGATAGGAAAGAAATGGAAAGTCAGATCCAAGAACTTCTTGAAAAGAAGTTAATTAGGCCTTCGAATAGCCCTCATTATGCCCCAGCATTTTTGGTAAGAAATCATGTTGAACAACTAAGAGGAAAAGCCAGAATGGTGATTGATTATAGAGATGTAAATAAAAAACCCGTTAAAGACGGTTATTAAATAGCTCAGGTGAGAGTTCTCATTAACAGACTTAGAGGAGCAAAAATTTTCTCTAAATTTGATGCAAAATCAGGCTTTTGGCAAGTCAAAATGCATCCCGATTCCATAGCTTTGACAGCTTTTGGAACTCCTCAAGTGCACCCATTTGGTTTAAAGCAAGCTCCGTTTATTTTCCAAAGGAAAATGGATAATATCTTCAAACCCTTTGCAGATTTTTGCATAGTTTACATAGATGACATTCTGGTCTTCTCAAAAACTATGGATGAGCATCTAAAACATCTTGAGCAGGTGTGTAAGCTGATTGTCCAAAAGGGAATTATCCTCGGAACAAAAAAAAAATTCATCTTATTAAAGGTGCAATTGATTTCCTGGGCATTCATGTAAAAGATGGAGAGATTCGTCTCCAAGATCATATTGGTAAGAAAATCAGCCAATTTCCAGACAACATCCCAGATGCAAAGTCTCTACAGAGATTTTTGGGAGTTGTTAAATTTGCGAGAGACTTTATTCCGCTCTTCTCTCTCCAAAAACAAGTTCCAAGAAAAAATGGTCTTTTACAACTGATGACAGTAATACTGTCAGAAAGATTAAAGAATTAACAAAAAATCTTCCTCCTTTACAGTTACCTGAAGAAGGAGATCTGATTATTTTGCAAACTGATGCAAATGATTATTACTGTGTAGGAGTTGTTTTAGCTATTGCTCCAGATACAAATCATGAAAAAATTTGTAAATTTCTATCAGGAAAGTTTAACGCTGCTGAGTTAAACTATTCCACTGGAGACAAGAAAGTCCTTGCCTTAATAAAAAGCATCAAGGGTGCTGAGGCATACTTAAGAAACAAATTTGTAGTAAGAACTGACAACAAAAGAGTAAAAAACTTTAAAAACTACAAATTAACTGATGCTGCAGATAGAGGAAGAGTGTTGAGATGGCAAATGTTTTTAACTCAATATGAATATAATGTTGAAATGGTCGTAGGAAACAAAAACTATTTGCCTAACGCACTTACAAGAGAAATGACGATGTTCGACAGAGATGGTCGTAATCCCAGAAGTCGAAAACCAGAATCAGAGGAAAAGAAGCTCTGGGAAAGATTCAAAAGTGGTGATAAAACCGTAGGACGTCTCCATGACGGACCAGGTTATCAATATATGGTTTCTTATGGAACTGTTGAGTCTAGTCAAGCTTCAAGAATTAGGCCTAAACCAGATTCTGAAGAAGATGGCCACTCTAGTCATTCCGGTGGTACTAATGAAGATAAACTCGTAAAAGAGTTTTTGCTGTGTCCGAAAGGATCAGCCTTAACTGATTAGTCTCAGGAAAAAAGACTGCTTAGCCCGTCTCAAACGGCAGACGGTAAAGGCATATCAAGTCCGTTGATGGCTGCTGCTTTGCCAAAAAGCAGGAAAGACCCTTTCAGGGCAAACAAGCTACCATTAGTCACGGGAAAAAAGGTTATCCATGATCAACCTTTGAAGATCTTTCAGAAGCCAGTTTTCAGAACAGATAGGCTATTGGCCTTTAAACAGAAGATTATTATTGATAATATTCTGTATTCCTTATATGAGGAAAATGAAGCTCATTTACTTCAAACCCTCAAGGCTTTAACAGAAGAAATGTATGGAATCCATACAAAAGACAAAGGAGTTCTAGCAGAACCATCCAGAGTTGTATACCTCGAAAGTCCTGAATGCGCTAAAATTCGTATGCTAGCCTTAAAGGAATCTGAATGGTATAGTTTCCATAACCTCTTAGGAGAAGGAAAAGACGTTCTTCCAGGAACTTTATCAATGACCCCTGGCCCATATTATGGGAGATACCTGGTAGATGTCCAAGCTGAGCATTCTCCGAAGCACAAGCTATGGCTTATAGAAAACAGTTTTGTTCATAATTTGTGGACAAAAACAAATGAAGATCTTAAAGGTTTTCCAGAAATAATAGCCGAAGCTGTCAAGAATATCAGACCTGATGGATGTATCCTAAGGTTAAAATTCATTTCAACACCACCAGAATGGACCGTGGTAAATGGACAGATGAATTATATCTCTCCATATCACCATGTCAGATTAATCCAAAGTTCGGTTCAAAAGCCAGCTATTACTAGTGGCAATGGAAGACCAAATCAAAGCATTCCATGGATGAAAGCTATGTCCATAGCAATCATAAAAAACATAGTTCTAAGAGACTATGATTCAAGTCTTTTGGCAAGTGGAGAAAAAATAATTGTCACTTGCTATAATCATCCTCCACCAGAGAACTGTGACTTTTTCACAGCTCTTATGAGAAATGAAGTGGATTGCACTCTGGCTACCACTAAGTGGTTAGAAAAAGTTGAGACTGATGAAAAATATAAGATTTCTTATCCCTATGATTCAGACCTCGACGATGGAAACGAAGATACAACACATAATTGGGAGTACAGTGGTCCCAACTCCTCAGTGAGATATTTTGAAGATCTAGAAACATATCACAACATAGTAAACATGTTGGATAAATGAACGATGGCCGACGCTTCAAGCCAAACTACTTTTCTTTTGATAAAAAGAAAAAGAGCCATCAGCACAAAAATTCAATCGACTTTACTTTTTCAAAAGTAAAGTTATCAGGATAAGATCCCTCCTGCCCTCCACTTTGTATAGGTGTGTTTTACTTCCAGTGCGAGTTCCTCTCCCTATATAAGGGGCCTTAAGCTTCAGAAGGAAGGCATCGAAGAAGAACCTGAGATAGAAAAAAATTCTCCCAACCTTTCTCAAGAAGTAGTATAGCCAGTAAATAGTCTTTGTAATAATAGAGTGAAAATAAGAGGGAGAGTGCTTTATCCATCTGGTGTGGTGTGCTGTATAATACAAGTAAGTATTTATCCTGTAATCATGTGTAACTAAACAGTTTTTAGCTGTTTACCTAAGAGCGAGGCTCTAGGTTTTGTATTTGTATTTATGGTTGAATAAATTCATCTTGGTGCTCAAAATCCGGTCACAAAAATATATATTGCATATTAATATTGCATGTTCTCTGTCTATCATGTTACACTTTCTCTGCATTTTAATTAGAAACATTCCTAGTCAGGCAACAGTGATTCCGCCATATTCAGTAACTAGGTTGACCAAAGGTCGTAGATTAAATTTTGGCATGTTGAAGGCTAGTTCGTTTTAGGATGTTTCTGATTATCTGTAAGAAATGGTAACTCTGTAGGTAAAAACCTGTTATATAAGTTGCTAGTAGGTCACCTTTTGTCCTCCTGTTATACTTATAATATAAAATAATGAGAAGGCAGTCTGCATCCCATGCAGCACTGCATAATAGACATACCCTTATGGGATCGCTCATTTGCAAAGAAAGTTTGGAAGTTGTCATGTCCGAGTGAAGTGTGTGTCATAGAGAGAAGTCAGAGAATCTTCTTCCATGATCTGTTTCTACATGTTGCAGTGGGTTGGATGACTTAGAAAAGTTCAGCTTCTTAACTTGGTGGTCGTGGAGGACAGCAATCTGAGACTTCTTGGTGCCCACCACTGTTGGGGAACTTGAAGATGAATTTTGATGGAGCATGTTATCGGAGTAATGGCATTTGCGGGTTGTGTGTGGTCTTTAGGGACCATCTTGGAGTCTTAAACACAGGTCCGTAGGTTACCACAAAGATCAGTTGAAGCCCTTACGTTGCTCCACTGACTTCGTTTTGCTGCTATGAAGTGTGTCGATACAAATTTTTAACTCTGAAGTCCAAGGCAAAATGTGATTACGCTTGTAGGATCTTGTACCTTATCTCATTGTATTTCAGAACATCATGGATGAAGTTCTCATTCGATCACAAAAGAGAAGTCGGCATATTGAATTGCTAGGCAACATCACAAAAGAGTTGAGTCAGTCTTCCACTTCATTTGGTAATCCTTATGCTCAACTTTGGAAGCATCTATGGAGGGAAAACCTTTCTCTCTCAAATCTATTTTTTCGCCTACTAACTTCGAAAGATTGGTTATTGGATCAGGCTGTTTGAATGAAGGATGAACCATATCCGAAACTTCTTGTGATTATTTGGTGACTATGGAGCAATAGAAATTAGCAACTGTGGGAAGGAGAGTCCCAAAAAGCTTTAGAAGTTGTTTTGAGCTCTCTAACTTTGGCTTACCGAGTTTCAAAAGGCCCGTTTTGTCCATCTACAATTCGAGTTTCCAAGCCAAAGCAAATGTGGAAATTTACTACAGCTCCCAAACGCAATTTTGATAGTGCATTTGGAGCACTGGTCTAGAAGGGTGCTGTTGGTGGAGTGCTTCGAAATACTGAGAGAGGTTTTATGGCTGCTTTTGCTAAATTCTGTGAGTTCAGCACAACATGCAGAGCTTGAAGCAATCTGGAAGGGTTTACTTTTCCTGAAACAAGTATGCAACTACAGCATGTAGAGTTGGAATCTGACTCTCCTGGTGGTACAGCTTATTCATAGTCATGATGAGGACCTATCTGAGTTGGGAAACTTGGTTGATGATATCAGAACAAGGCTACAGGCGAGGCCGGGCATTAAGCTTTCTTTTGCTTCCAGAACTTGTAACACCATAGCACAAAGGCTAGCTAGCTCTGTTTACGAGGCACCTACTGATGTAACATGGGATTCTTCGGTCTTCACCTCCCACCTCTATTTCAAATTATGAATTTCCCAGTATTTCACCCTAAAAAAAAGTAATAATCTGTCTATTGCATTATCCAATTTAGAATCAGCAAACCCTAAAACTGGGGGCAGGGGAGTTGAGACTCGTACAGTAGGAAAATGATAAGTAAATTCATCACTCCACTCTTGAACTCATTGCAAATTTATTAGCTTTACTGCAATAGCCCTTTAATTCTATAAATACAAAATGATATACAAATCTAATTTCTGTAGTGCAATTAAAAATGTGTAACATAAACAAAGGCTGCCAAATAAACATGTTGGGACGGACGTTAATATTTCAGTACGTCCGCTTCAATGTTCCAGGAAGAGTTCTCTGCATCATTTACCTTTTGCGTCGATTTCTCACTACAGCACAATCTGGACAATACCACTTTCCTTTTGGCTGATCTTTCAAACCAACGCAGCCAAAATGGAACCATTCAATCTTGCACTGTTTAAAGTAAATTTTTCATCAGATAAAACAGTATATAGTGAGTCTCAAAAGGGATGAAGAAAAGAGAAAATGACATACATTGGGGTTATCACATGCAACCATATCTCCATAGCTAACTTGGTTACACAGACAGTAGGTTGGCTCATTTGGATCCACTGGTATATCTAAATCCATACCAGTAGGATTTGCAGGTGCAGGCACAGTTGCAGTTGCAGGTACAGGTGCAGCTTCTGGTGCTGTTACTGTTGCCTGTTTTCTGCATAGGCGTTATTAGGTCCCATCAGAGAGACATTAAGAATATTATCATTTAATGCCCAACATGAAGCTATAGTACATTACACCATCTTACTATAAAAACATGTCCCAAAACAACAATGCTCTTCTCATAAGTTCCATGTCTGTAATGGAACTAACTACATGAATTTCTGTAAAAAATCTTGATCAAGATTATGGTTTTTTAAAGGACCAAGATTATGTTTATCTCTGCCGCTTTCTTTCTTTGTAGTAAACTACCTGCTTCCTACTTTTATCTTTCCCTAATCATTTCTGATTAGAAGGAACCATCTTTGGTATAAGCATGCAATCAGAAAATTCAAAAGAAAAAAAAATCAAGGACAGGGAAATACTTCTTACGCCCTCCTCTACCACCTTCGCCGCTCCTTCCAGATTTTGCAGTACCATCAAGACTTGGAGCAGGCATTGCACTTGCGGCAACAGCATCTGAGGCTGAAATAATTATGTCCTTATAAAATTATGAAACCTTTCAGAAGACAAACTGTGCAAAAGGAAAATACTCAACAACTGTAGTTTGACACGTAAAGCCAACTACTTGACTAGATGAAAAAGGAATAAAAGTAGAATACCAGGCCGGAGCTCTGCACCAATTTTTTTCAAATACTGATCAAGCTGTTGTATGTGTGTATCAACCTGAACATTAATTACATATACAAATTATCAGGAAAAAAATATGATATTGAATAATGATACTTTGTAGAATTACCACAATTTTCAAAGTTTGAGCAGTTTAGTTATTTGCAGTTCTTTTTATAAAGAAGAACTACAGAATAGCGGACATGATATATGATAAATATGTACAGAAACAAGTTATCCAAAGAGAAAACACATCTACATATACCAGCTAAAACACCAATCATAACAACAGAACAACTATTATTTTTTATTCTAATAGGCACTCATGTTGGGGAGTGTTTCTAATTAAGAAACCCAACACCCAGACTTCAACATAAATTGAGAGGTTGCAAGGCAGAATAAACTTGGTATCCCATACCATGATACCAGTATAACTTCTGTTGGTTTAGACTTCCAAATCAATTACAGTGCAAATCCCAAGTTCCGTATAAAAGATTAAAACCTCTGCACCAGGTACCTTGACCAGATATTTGGGATAACATTTTCCATGCAAATTATACTTATTGATTGGTTCTTTAAAAGTAATGCATAAAACTACTAGTGTAACACGTAAATAGCTAAACAAGATTAATAAACTGGGACTTAAATGCATTATATTGCATGCGGAGGGAGGTGGTTCATTTACAGTCCCCTTGTCAGTATTCTCCGCACTTGCACACTCTATATGAATTTATGTTCTTGAACAGGGAGTGGGTAACTAGTGTGGAAAAGGTGTTGGAAAATCCCTCCCCTAACAAAAAGTACAGATAAAGAAGCAATATCTGGGAACTACTAATACCAAAATAGAAATCCAAAGATCACAAAAATTCAAAAAATTGCAAAAGCAACAAGTGCAATAATTGTATGTACAGACAAAGATGGGAATCCATACCAAATCATACGCCCGAACAGCCAGCATGACCTTTTCATCAGCAATCCCAATGCTATGCTTTTGCTCATCAAGTGCCTCATCTGAGAATCTAATAAGTGAACTATCAGGTGTAATATTTCCAGACTTAATCTCGCGCTTTATATCCTCTATTTCTTGTTCGCAACGTTGCTCATTCTGTCTTTGGATATCTGCACAAAAATATATGAAACAACAGTTTACATTAAAAGCCCCATAAAGCAGATCAGGACTTGACTTTGCAAACACATAACTCTTACAGATGTTAAAATGCCCTGTCAACATGAAATTTAATAGTACAAGTAAAGGATGGAGATAAAGTCTCCAGTGACTATGTTACCAAAGATATCTCTGACTCTCCCTCTCAGCCATAAAAAAAGAAGTAGAAATAGCATCTATACAGTGTTAAAAGAGGGGTACAGAATCATAATAGTAATGCAAATGGTTTCCAAATACATTTCTAGCACAAAAGCTAAGAACTACAATAAGACCTTTTGGGTTGCACTATGTATTTTTTTTTTCAAACACATATCTCAGATGTTATGGCTTAGTGACTAAAAGTGAATGTAATCAATATTAGTAGACATCTCTGACCAACTGAGTAGACAAAATTGGCGATGATTGCATCTTTCCATCAGTAGCTTAGTTAGATAACCAACTGATAAATGGTAGGAGATAGTATTTTATATTCAACACACAAAAAAGAAAAATTAAACAAATACATAATAAGATGACAAGAGGACTTGACAGAGAAAGTCAGCAGAAGCATACCTTGCAAACTCTTGTCTAGATTACGTAACACTGCATAATGCCTTTGCAGAATATTAGGCAGAGATTCCAGATCTGTGAAAGGGCAAAGATCCAGTGTACAATTACATTTTGAAGACCACAAAAACAAGAAAAGAAAATTGAAATTTCTATCTAGAATTTCCCCTCTGTATTCATGCATTTTGCACTTGGCTTGAAAATGTGTCATAAGACTTCAAGATTTCGTTTTTACATTATTAACACCTAACTCAAAGAAAAGCATCGAATAATAGAAACAAGGTAAAGCTTTCACAACACAAAAGTACAGGCCCTCTATCAAATGCAAACACCTTGCTTTTCTGTAAATCCACATTTCGGAGGATATGACTTGATGAAGGATAAAATGCTATCGAGATGGGCAGTAAAAGCATTTTGGGTGAAAGAAAGGACATAGAAACTCGGTTTT encodes the following:
- the LOC101310703 gene encoding PHD finger protein ING1-like translates to MSFLEEFHANLESLPNILQRHYAVLRNLDKSLQDIQRQNEQRCEQEIEDIKREIKSGNITPDSSLIRFSDEALDEQKHSIGIADEKVMLAVRAYDLVDTHIQQLDQYLKKIGAELRPASDAVAASAMPAPSLDGTAKSGRSGEGGRGGRKKKQATVTAPEAAPVPATATVPAPANPTGMDLDIPVDPNEPTYCLCNQVSYGDMVACDNPNCKIEWFHFGCVGLKDQPKGKWYCPDCAVVRNRRKR